CTCGTTGTGCGTGCCGAAGGCGGCCTCCGCCACCAAGGACGATCCGAAGACGCCGTCCCAGCGGCCGATGTAGTCGGTGCCGCCGAACTCCCGGTTACCCAGATAGGTGCTGGGTGGGCCGTCGATCTGTTGGTAGTCGAAGTTGGCGACGTCACCCGCCTCTTCACCCTTGTCGGAAAAAGCAGACATCGTCAGGGTGTTGCTGCTGTTGGCGCTCCAGGTCAGCTTGCCGGCCCAGAGATCGGTCTCGAAATCGGTGTCGACCGTATCGCCGGCCACGTTGCCGCCGGGCACCGGGATGTCTCGAATGAGCGTCTTTCTCTCGGTGTTCTCGACCCGGTTGAAGGCGCCGAAGAACCACAGCTTGTCCTTGACGAAGTAGCCGCCGAGGTCGAAGCCGATGTCCTGCTGGTCGGTGATCTCGACGACCTGGAAGGCGTCGTCCCGGAGGTCACCCTGAGTGGAGTTGTCGGCCTTGAGATCCGGATCCTCGAAGTAGCCGAAGGCATCGCCCTTGTAGGTGTTGCCGCCGGACTTGGTGATGGCGCTGACCACGCCACCGGTGATCCGGCCGTACTCGGCCGGCAGGCCGCCGGTGATGACCTGGACCTCTTCGATGAACTCGAAATTGAGCGCCTTCTTCTGTTGCCCCAGCTCGACGCCGGTGGTGTTGAGACCCTCGACGATGTACTGGTTCTCGACGCTGGTCGCGCCGGAGATCGTGGTTCCCTCGCGGTCCTCACCGGTCCCCGCGGCGACCTGGGCGACCTTGTAGAAGTCGCGCCCGAGCGGAATCTGGTCGAAGAGATCGTCGGTGATGTTGACACCTGACGACGAGCTCTGGGTGTCGACGAGGGGTGTCTCCGAGGTGACGATGATCTGGTCCGAAACCGTCGCCGGCGCCATCTGCATCGCGATCGTGGCGGTCCGGTCGATACCTACCTTGACCCCCTCGCGTTCCAGAGTGGTGAAGGTATCGAGCTCCGCTTTGATGGTGTAGACGCCCGGTGGCACCGTCGGGAAGCGGAAGTTGCCGTTCGAGTCGGTCACGACCACGCGCGGCCCTTGCAGACTATCGCTGGTCGCCGTGATCGTGACTCCGGGGAAGGCCGATCCTTCGACCCCCACCACCTGGCCTTCAATGCGGCCGGTGGTCTGGCCGAACGCGTCCGGCGCTACCAGTGGCATCGCCAGGAGTAGCGTCGCCACGGCGGCCACGAAGCCTGAGTTCCTCCTCATGATCGTTCTCCTTTCTTGGTTAACGATTGGAAGCAAGAGAGTCCATCCCCCTGCTTTTGTAATTTATTATGCAACCTACAGTCTTTCACAAACATCCGCAACCTGCCAGCACGGTCGGGCAGGTGATATCCCGCCCGGATGCACGGGCCTTCGTAGCCGTCGCCACATCACAATGGTGAGAGTTGCATAGGCTGTGCCCTCTAATCGGCGCGAGTGCTTTCTTGCTATCTGCATTGCTAGGAAAGGATTAGCCAGTGGCGCAAGAACCCCGTTCTGAGGCGCGATTCAATTGGATGCACCGGCTCGATTCAAGAAATTGCACCCCCCGACGCCAACTGGAAGGAGCCAATTGTTCGTGCCGGCGAGAGTCCCGCCCGGCGGGGTAGGGGTGCCGACTTCCTTTTGCCGCCGCGTCGGTCGATCGCCAGGGCTCGCCGCCCCTCGGGCGGGGGCTTGAGGGGCCTCTACCGAGCGGCGGTGGCGGTGGTTGAAGAGGCTTCTTCGGCACCCGGGTCTCGGTAGAGTCGCCCAGGACCCGGGCAGCCCCAGCGTTGCTCGCATCTCTGGCACATGAGACCCGCCCGCATCGCTTCGGTTTGTACGATCAGAGCGTCCCCCTCCTCGTGCAGGTAGTCACATTCTTTGAGCCGAGTCAGGATTCTGGACAGGGTCTCCGGCTGGATTGAGAGGTGGGCGGCCAGAGTGCCCTTGGGCAGCGCCAGCTCCAGGCGTTGCGGCCCGCCGTCGTCACCGACCTGGTCCAGCAGATAGGCCATGAGTCGCTGGGTGGCGTCCTGGAGAGTCAGTCGCTCGATGTGATCGAGAAGTAGTTTCTGCCGTCGGTACAAGGTACCCATGAGGCGGAAGCCGAGCGACGGCGAGCTTTTCAGAAACGAGCGAAATCGCTGCCGGTCGATGCAGAGTAGAGTGCACTCGCCCACGGCTCTGGCGTTGAGGTCGTGGCTGGCGCTCTCCAAAAAAAGGAGCTCTTCGCCGAAAACCTCGTCCGGGCCGACGATTGCGATGATGCTTTCGCGACCCTCGGCCGACTGCCGGAAAAGGGCTATGTGCCCCGCCCGCAGGACGTAGAACCAGCGTGCCGAGTCGCCCTGGCTGAAGAGGCCATGGCCGTCTTCGAGGTTGGTGATTCGAGTGCCGGCTACGACCTCTTCGATCTGCCGATCGGTGAGGTCCTGGAACAGGTGGGTTTGCCTCAGGTAGTCCGGAAGGCGTTCCTCGCAGACCAGCTCAGCGGCGTGGTCGTCCACGCAGGCGATGCACATGGAGGTGATTGTGGACCGATTTAGTCCGATTTTTCAAGCCCCGGCCGGGCTCCGGCCCCGGAGCGCGCTGGGCCGCGCTTGACCTAGATCAATGACACTGGGCCCGAGAGCCGCAAAGCTCGGGACGTCATCCCGGGGCGGGCTGGTCCGCTCCGATGCGATCGCTCTTGATAGGCGTCACAAGACGAATGATCACCTCCCGCAAGATTGGTCGGTGCGCTCTCGCTCTGGCACAGCTGGCACTGCCGGCGTTGCTGGCAGGCGAGCCGCGTGTGCTCGCCGATGTCAACGGCGAGCCCGAGCGCCCGTCGGAGACAGCGGCAGCCGGTTCGTCGCAAGACAGCCCTGCCGAGCCGGAAGAGCTCTTCGAGCAGCTCCTGGTGATCGGCACACCCGAGGAGGCTCGCCGCATTCCCGGCTCGGCCCACGTCATCACCGCGGAGGAGCTCGAGCGGCAAGAGTACTCGGACATTCACCGGGTATTGCGTCAGACGCCGGGGCTCAACATTCAGGAGGAAGACGGCTACGGCTTGCGCCCGAATATCGGCATTCGAGGCACCGGAGTCGAGCGCAGTCAGAAGATCACTCTTCTCGAGGACGGTGTACTCATCGCCCCGGCTCCCTACGCCGCCCCTTCGGCCTACTACTCGCCGACGGCCGGGCGCATGGAGGGCTTCGAGATTCTGAAGGGCTCGGGCGCCATACGGCAGGGGCCCTACACGAATGGCGGAGCGATCAACTACCTGTCGGCGAGTATTCCGGACTCCATGCGAGCTCGCGTCAGCTTCAGCGTGGGGCAGGAGGGGTTCGCGCGCGCCCGGGCGAGCGTAGGTGATTCCGGCGAGCGCTTCGGTTGGCTTGTCGAGACCTTCCAACTCGAGAGTGACGGTTTCAAGCGGATCGACGGAGGTGGCGGTAGTGGAGACAGGGTCGACAGGGTCGGCAGGGGCGGCACGGGCTTCGACCTCGACGATTACATGGGCAAGTTCCGGTTCAGCAGTCCCATCGGAGCCCGCGTCTATCAGGCCCTCGAAGTCAAGCTCGGCAAGACCGAACAGGTCGGAAACGAGACCTATCTGGGACTCACGCAGGAGGATTTCGATCGCGATCCCTTCCGGCGGTACTCCTCGTCGGCTGGCGACCGGATCACGACAGATCACGAGCAGATCCAGCTGAGCTACTACCTCCAGCCGAGAGATCGCTGGAACCTAACCGCGACCGACGACTACGAGAACCTGCTGGGCAACGACACCGTTTCGAGCGGTGGGCAGGGAACCGGCAATCAATTCAATGGTGGAGAGGTGCAGGTCAAGGGCCTCGAGGCGTCGCGGCCCGGCGCCCAGCCGGGCTCAGGCCGGGCCGGCCGCAAGCCGTCCTGTTCGGCTTTTCGCTCGGCTTTTCAGGGTCGCAGGGACACGGCTAGATGAAACTCAAATCGAGCTGCTGCGAGAAGTACCGGCGCAAGGCCAAGGCCTGCAGGCGTTGTCCGGCGCTGGCGGCGCTGAGCAAGAAGCAGCGCAAGCGTAAGCTCAAGAGGCTCCGTAAGGGCCTCGAGAGGGTGGCCTAGCCGGGATGGTCCACCAGGTTTTTTGTGCCGCAGACCCGGGGTGACAGTCCCGGCCAGCTCAGCCCGGCTGGCGAAACGGTATCCTCAGCGAGTACACGTTCCCCTCGAGCCGGCTTTCCAGAGCGTAACCGCAGCCGTGGAAGACGCGCAGCATCTTCTTGTTGTCGGCCAGCACGTCCGCGGTGAAGCCGGCGATGCCCTGGATCTGCGCGGCCTGCGCCAGGGCGGTCATCAACCGGGTGCCGATGCCCTTGCCCTGCCAATCGTCGCGCACCAGGAATGCCGCCTCGGCGAAGTTGCTGTGGGCATCTTTCAGGTAGTGCGCGATGGCGATCATCTGGGCCCCCTCGTCGGTTGAACCCGTGAGCACCACCAGGGCCATGTCGGCTTCGTAGTCGATCCGTAGGAACTGCTGCAACTTCTCGTGCGGCATGGTCTTGATCAGCTGAAAGAACCGGTAGTTGATCGACTCGGGTGAGAGTTTGTAGAAGAGATCCCGCACCAGGCCCTCGTCGGAGAGCTTGAGCGGCCTCAGAAAAGCGCGCGAGCCGTCCTCGAGCTCCAGCCAGCGCTCCAACTCTTCGGGATACGTCGAAGGTCGGATGGGCAGCTCGATTTGATCGGCGTAGACCAGATGCCTCTCCTTCGCCTCAGCCATCAACCAGGGGCGAAACTTGGGATGAGCGATGTTGATCAACGCCACCGCCCGCTCGCGGACGGTCTTGCCGTGGAGATAGGCCGAGCCGTATTCCGTTACGACGTAGTGAACGTCGCCGCGGCTGGTCACGACCCCGGCGCCCGGCTTGAGGGTAGGCACGATCCTCGAGACGGTCTCTCCCTTGACCGTCGACGGCAACGCGATGATCGGCCTCCCACCCTTGGACCTCGAAGCCCCGCGGGTGAAGTCCACCTGCCCGCCGATACCGCTGTAGAACATCTTGCCGAGCGAATCCGAGCAAACCTGGCCGGTGAGGTCGACCTCGATAGCCGAGTTGATCGAGATCATCTTTTCGTTCTGGGCGATGATGAACGGATCGTTGGTGTATTCGGTGGGGTGGAACTCGATCAGCGGGTTGTTGTCGATGAAATCGTAGAGCTTGCGCGAGCCCATGACGAAACTCGCGATGATCTTGCCCCTGTGCAAGGTCTTCTTCGAGTTGTTGATCACGCCCTGCTCGACCAGGGGGATGAGGCCGTCGCTGAACATCTCCGTGTGGACGCCCAGGTCTTTGAAATCGGTCAGGTAGTGGAGGACGGCGTCCGGAACGGTACCGATGCCGAGCTGCAGGGTGGCGCCGTCGACGATCAGATTGGCGATGTGACGGGCGATTCGTTTCGAGAGCTCGTCCGGCTGCCCCTGGACCGCTTCGAGAATCGGCAGGTCGCTGGGAACCATCAGATCGAGCTTGTCGGCGTGAATAAAGCAATCCCCGGACACTCGTGGCATCTGACTGTTGACCTCGGCCACCACGAAGTCGGCAGACTCGGCCGCGGCCTTGACGATGTCCGTGGATACGCCGTAGCTACAGTAGCCACGCTCGTCGGGCGGGCTGACTTCGATCATTGCCACGTCGATCACCACGCGACCGGACCGGAAGAGCCTGGGGATCTCGGAAAGGAAGATGGGAGTGTAGTCGGCGCGACCTTCCCGGACGGCATCGCGGACGTTGGGACCGATGAAGTAGGCGTTGTGACGAAAACGGTTGCCCAATCGGGGCTCCGCGTACGTCGCCACCCCAAGAGTCAGAATGTGAACGATCTCGGTGTCCTGGAGATCGTCGCGGGCCGACAGGGCCTCGACCAGCGCTTGGGGCTCGCCGGCTCCGGACCCGACAAACACTCGGTTACCGGGTTTGACCACCGCGGCCGCCTCGGCCGCGGTGGTCACTTTGTCCGCGAAGCGCTTCTGCCAGTTGATTTGCGACATCTAGACGACCCGGTAATTGCGCATCATTCCGGCGTCCTCGTGCTCGAGGTTGTGGCAGTGGTGCAGGAAGAGCCCGCGATAATCGTCGAAGCGACGTAAGAACCGAACGCGCTCCCCCGGCATCAAGAGCACCGTGTCCTTCCAGCCCTTGTCGACATAGCCGTCCGCGACCGTGTCCCAGACGGCTCGGTAGCGATCCGGCACCGAGCGCTCGATCACCTGGAACTGTTGCCCATGGAGATGGACCGGGTGAGGCATGAGCATGCCGCCCTCGCCGGTACCCGAATCGCCCGATTGATTGACCACGTCCCACACCTCTTGGGTGCCAAGGTCGCATGTTTCTTCCTTCGCGACGGCTTCCATCTCAAAGGTGCGACCGTTGATGGTCCAGCGCCCGGCATCCATGCGGTAGCGGAACTTCTTCGGCCGGTCGGCATTGACCGAGTCGGCAAGCTTGAGTTTCGGGAATCTCGAAAGCCGCCTGGGGACGGGCTGAGGAGTGTCGACCTCACGTGCGATCCGGAAGCGCATGACGTCGAAGGTCGCTCCCTGAGGGAGCGCGCCGCCCGTCATTCCCATGCCGAAACCGCCGTGGTCGAACTCTAGGCTGCGGAGCACGAGCTCCTCTCCGGCGCTTCGGTTTCCGAAGTCGACCCAGAGCTCGAGCCGCTCGGCCGGACCCAGTGTCAGATAGGGCCGCTTGAGCGGCTTGCGCAGCAGACCACCATCGGTGCCGATGACCCGCACCCGTGTCCGATCGCTGAACTCGAGTTTGTAGATCCGCGAGTTGGAGCCGTTCAGCAGTCGCAGGCGGTAAGGGCGGCTGTCGACGTCGAGGACGTAGTCGGGGCGGCCGTTGACGAGAATCGTCTCGCCCAGGAAGCCGACCCGGGCATTGCCGTCATAGCGGAGCTCGTTCGTCGAGTTGAAATTTCGATCCTGGATGACCAGGGGAACGTCGTAGTCGCCGCGGGGAAGGTCCAGCGCTCGTTCTTCGGCATCGCTGACGATGATCAGCCCCGCCAAGCCCCGATAGACCTGCGGGCCGGTTCTCTCATGGGGATGGGGGTGGTACCAGTAGGTGCCGGCGCGATTGTGGACCTCGAACGAGTAGTGGTAGTTATCTCCCGGTCCCACCGCCAGTCGCGGGTGGCCGTCGGCCGCCTCCGGCACGTGCAAGCCGTGCCAGTGCACGATGCTCGGCTCGGCGAGACGGTTCTTGAAGGTGAGCGCCACGCGGTCGCCGGTGTCGAGCCGCAGGATCGGTCCCAGGTACGAGCCCGGGATCGACTCGAGCCGATCTTTGCCGCCTTCAAGGACTCGGCCCTTGAAAGACCAGACCGGAGTGCGGGCGCCGGGCAAAATGGCCACTCTGCGCGGCCGGGCCTTGAGGGTGAGCTTGACATCTGGAGCGATCGCGGCAGCTTCCCCCGCAAGGGCCTCCAGCCGTCGCTCGAGGCCAAGGGCCCGACCGGCGGGGACCGCGAGCAAGGCCACGAGCGAACGGGCAGACAAGTCCAGAAACCGTCGCCGGTGTATCTAGTTAGAGAAAGCGAGCGGGCCTAACCACATCCGCTGGTGGCACCGCAGTTGAGGCAGTGGTAACAGGTGCCATTGCGCACCATGATCGAGCCACAATCCTGACAGCTGGGCGCATCGGTCTGCAACTGGAACGTAGCGGCCGCGCTCGTCGTGAGCTCGTCTTCGTCAACCTCCGCGGCCGCGATCTCCTCCCCGCCGTCTGCCGATTCACGCAGCACGATGCCCAGCTCGCGTTTCTTCTCGGGACTCAGGAACTTCGAGCCCAACCAGCGAAACATGTAGTCTGAAACGGACTTGGCGATCGGGATCTCGGGGTTGTTGGTGAAGCCCGAGGGCTCGAAGCGTGTGTGCGCGAACTTGGCGATCAGAGTCTCGAGCGGCACGTGATGCTGCAGAGCGATAGAGATGGCTGTGGCGAAGGCATCCATCAGACCGGAGATGGTCGAGCCTTCTTTGGCCATGACCACGAAGATCTCTCCGGGAGTTCCATCATCGTAGAGACCCACCGTCAGATACCCCTTGTGGCCGCTGACTACGAATTTGTGGGTAATTGCCCGGCGCTCGTCCGGGAGCTTGCGGCGAACCGGTTTGGCCTTCGCCGTCGCCGAGACCTTCGAGGAGAGTGGCTGGCTGCGCTTGCAGCCGTTGCGATAGATCGCGATCGCCTTCAAGCCCAGCTTCCAGCCCTCGATGTAGGCCGCCTCGATTTCCTCGGGGGTCGCCTCATCGGGCATGTTGATGGTCTTGCTGATTGCCCCTGAAACGAAGGGCTGCACCGCTCCGAGCATCTCGAGGTGGCCCCGAAAGTGGATCGAGCGCTTGCCACTGGCCGGTTTAAAGGCGCAGTCGAAAACCGGCAGGTGCTCGGGCCGCAGGTCGCGTGCGCCCTCGATGGTGTCGCTCTCATTCACGAATGTGACGATCCTCTCGGCCTCGGACGCGCTGTAGCCGAGACGTTTGAGCGCCAGCGGTACCGTGCGGTTCACGATCTTGAGCATGCCGCCGCCGACCAGGCGCTTGTACTTCACCAGGGCGATATCGGGCTCGATCCCGGTGGTGTCGCAGTCCATCATGAAAGCGATGGTGCCGGTTGGCGCGATCACCGAGATCTGGCTGTTGCGCATTCCCTGGGTTTTGCCGAGCTCGATCACCTCATCCCAGCTTTCCTTGGCGCGCTGGAGAATCTCCAGCGGCACGTGCGCGGCGTCGATGCGCTGGATGGAGTCACGGTGCTTCTTGAGGACCCGCAGCATCGGACGGCGATTTTCGTCGAAGCCTGGAAAGGAACCTCGGGCCGCCGCCATCCGGCCCGATTGGGCGTAGGCCGCTCCCGACATGAGCGCGGCAATCGCGGCGGCGTAGTCCCGGCCCGCGTCCGAGTCGTACGGTAGTCCGCGAGCCATCAGCAGGGCGCCCAGATTGGCGAATCCGAGCCCTAGGGGACGAAAGTCGTGGGAGTTCTTCGCGATCGAAGGACGCGGATAACCGGCGTTGTCGACCAGGATCTCCTGGGCCGTGATCAAGATCTCGCAGGCACGCTCGAAGCGGCTCACTTCGAAGCGTTCCTCGTCGCCGTCGTAAAAGGCCATCAGGTTGAGCGACGCCAGGTTGCAGGCGGTGTCATCCAGGAACATGAACTCGCTGCAAGGATTGCTGGCGGTGATGGCAGCCGTGTTGGAACAGGTGTGCCATTCGTTGATCCGGGTGTCGAACTGGACACCGGGGTCACCGCAGACCCAAGTGGCCTCGGCGATCTTGCGCATCAGGTGACGGGCGGAGTACGAGTCCATCGCCTGGCCGCCCTGAACGGCATGGGTCGTCCACTCGCCGTCGTGCTCGACCGCCTCCATGAACTCGTCGGTGAGCCGGACCGAGTGGTTGGCGTTCTGGAAGAGAATCGAGTCGTAGGCGCCGCCCGGGACGTTGAAACCTCCGTCGTAGCCGGCCTCGATCAGGGCCCAGGCCTTCTTCTCTTCGTTGGCCTTGCTGTCGATGAACTCGACGATGTCAGGGTGGTCGATGTCGAGCATGACCATCTTGGCGGCGCGCCGCGTCTTACCGCCGCTCTTGATGACGCCGGCGAAGGCGTCGAATCCCCTCATGAAGGACACCGGACCGGAAGAGGTGCCGCCGCCCTTGAGACCCTCTCGCGAGGATCGCAGCGTCGAGAGATTACTACCCGTGCCGGAGCCGTACTTGAACAGCATGCCCTCGGTCTTGGCCAGGTCGAGAATCGACGGCAGGGTGTCTTCGACCGAGTTGATGAAACAGGCCGAGCACTGCGGCTGGTCCTCGATACCGACGTTGAACCAGACCGGTGAGTTGAACGAGGCCATCTGGTGGAGCAGGATGTGACACAGCTCCGAAGCGAAGACCTCCGCGTCCTGGTCGGTGGCGAAGTAGCCATCGGCCCGGCCCCAGCCCGTGATCGTGTTCACGACGCGATCGAACGGTTGGCGCAAAGTGTTTTCGCGCGACGAGGTCCC
This sequence is a window from bacterium. Protein-coding genes within it:
- a CDS encoding GNAT family N-acetyltransferase, with product MSQINWQKRFADKVTTAAEAAAVVKPGNRVFVGSGAGEPQALVEALSARDDLQDTEIVHILTLGVATYAEPRLGNRFRHNAYFIGPNVRDAVREGRADYTPIFLSEIPRLFRSGRVVIDVAMIEVSPPDERGYCSYGVSTDIVKAAAESADFVVAEVNSQMPRVSGDCFIHADKLDLMVPSDLPILEAVQGQPDELSKRIARHIANLIVDGATLQLGIGTVPDAVLHYLTDFKDLGVHTEMFSDGLIPLVEQGVINNSKKTLHRGKIIASFVMGSRKLYDFIDNNPLIEFHPTEYTNDPFIIAQNEKMISINSAIEVDLTGQVCSDSLGKMFYSGIGGQVDFTRGASRSKGGRPIIALPSTVKGETVSRIVPTLKPGAGVVTSRGDVHYVVTEYGSAYLHGKTVRERAVALINIAHPKFRPWLMAEAKERHLVYADQIELPIRPSTYPEELERWLELEDGSRAFLRPLKLSDEGLVRDLFYKLSPESINYRFFQLIKTMPHEKLQQFLRIDYEADMALVVLTGSTDEGAQMIAIAHYLKDAHSNFAEAAFLVRDDWQGKGIGTRLMTALAQAAQIQGIAGFTADVLADNKKMLRVFHGCGYALESRLEGNVYSLRIPFRQPG
- a CDS encoding multicopper oxidase domain-containing protein; the encoded protein is MHRRRFLDLSARSLVALLAVPAGRALGLERRLEALAGEAAAIAPDVKLTLKARPRRVAILPGARTPVWSFKGRVLEGGKDRLESIPGSYLGPILRLDTGDRVALTFKNRLAEPSIVHWHGLHVPEAADGHPRLAVGPGDNYHYSFEVHNRAGTYWYHPHPHERTGPQVYRGLAGLIIVSDAEERALDLPRGDYDVPLVIQDRNFNSTNELRYDGNARVGFLGETILVNGRPDYVLDVDSRPYRLRLLNGSNSRIYKLEFSDRTRVRVIGTDGGLLRKPLKRPYLTLGPAERLELWVDFGNRSAGEELVLRSLEFDHGGFGMGMTGGALPQGATFDVMRFRIAREVDTPQPVPRRLSRFPKLKLADSVNADRPKKFRYRMDAGRWTINGRTFEMEAVAKEETCDLGTQEVWDVVNQSGDSGTGEGGMLMPHPVHLHGQQFQVIERSVPDRYRAVWDTVADGYVDKGWKDTVLLMPGERVRFLRRFDDYRGLFLHHCHNLEHEDAGMMRNYRVV
- a CDS encoding Crp/Fnr family transcriptional regulator codes for the protein MCIACVDDHAAELVCEERLPDYLRQTHLFQDLTDRQIEEVVAGTRITNLEDGHGLFSQGDSARWFYVLRAGHIALFRQSAEGRESIIAIVGPDEVFGEELLFLESASHDLNARAVGECTLLCIDRQRFRSFLKSSPSLGFRLMGTLYRRQKLLLDHIERLTLQDATQRLMAYLLDQVGDDGGPQRLELALPKGTLAAHLSIQPETLSRILTRLKECDYLHEEGDALIVQTEAMRAGLMCQRCEQRWGCPGPGRLYRDPGAEEASSTTATAAR
- a CDS encoding vitamin B12-dependent ribonucleotide reductase gives rise to the protein MVDPNRLNQQDAEQAEPKDRPALRFGRRFTEPGVHPYDAVAWERRDAAIKDESGNTVFEQKGVEFPEFWSLQATNVVTNKYFRGTAGTSSRENTLRQPFDRVVNTITGWGRADGYFATDQDAEVFASELCHILLHQMASFNSPVWFNVGIEDQPQCSACFINSVEDTLPSILDLAKTEGMLFKYGSGTGSNLSTLRSSREGLKGGGTSSGPVSFMRGFDAFAGVIKSGGKTRRAAKMVMLDIDHPDIVEFIDSKANEEKKAWALIEAGYDGGFNVPGGAYDSILFQNANHSVRLTDEFMEAVEHDGEWTTHAVQGGQAMDSYSARHLMRKIAEATWVCGDPGVQFDTRINEWHTCSNTAAITASNPCSEFMFLDDTACNLASLNLMAFYDGDEERFEVSRFERACEILITAQEILVDNAGYPRPSIAKNSHDFRPLGLGFANLGALLMARGLPYDSDAGRDYAAAIAALMSGAAYAQSGRMAAARGSFPGFDENRRPMLRVLKKHRDSIQRIDAAHVPLEILQRAKESWDEVIELGKTQGMRNSQISVIAPTGTIAFMMDCDTTGIEPDIALVKYKRLVGGGMLKIVNRTVPLALKRLGYSASEAERIVTFVNESDTIEGARDLRPEHLPVFDCAFKPASGKRSIHFRGHLEMLGAVQPFVSGAISKTINMPDEATPEEIEAAYIEGWKLGLKAIAIYRNGCKRSQPLSSKVSATAKAKPVRRKLPDERRAITHKFVVSGHKGYLTVGLYDDGTPGEIFVVMAKEGSTISGLMDAFATAISIALQHHVPLETLIAKFAHTRFEPSGFTNNPEIPIAKSVSDYMFRWLGSKFLSPEKKRELGIVLRESADGGEEIAAAEVDEDELTTSAAATFQLQTDAPSCQDCGSIMVRNGTCYHCLNCGATSGCG
- a CDS encoding TonB-dependent receptor plug domain-containing protein; the encoded protein is MITSRKIGRCALALAQLALPALLAGEPRVLADVNGEPERPSETAAAGSSQDSPAEPEELFEQLLVIGTPEEARRIPGSAHVITAEELERQEYSDIHRVLRQTPGLNIQEEDGYGLRPNIGIRGTGVERSQKITLLEDGVLIAPAPYAAPSAYYSPTAGRMEGFEILKGSGAIRQGPYTNGGAINYLSASIPDSMRARVSFSVGQEGFARARASVGDSGERFGWLVETFQLESDGFKRIDGGGGSGDRVDRVGRGGTGFDLDDYMGKFRFSSPIGARVYQALEVKLGKTEQVGNETYLGLTQEDFDRDPFRRYSSSAGDRITTDHEQIQLSYYLQPRDRWNLTATDDYENLLGNDTVSSGGQGTGNQFNGGEVQVKGLEASRPGAQPGSGRAGRKPSCSAFRSAFQGRRDTAR